The genomic DNA agtctttggaaactctcagtggcagcagttgtttgttgtgctcttgggattttttctttcacgaggttccccttgcgctgccactcctctttccgacgtctttgtgacaaacctgtcctgttgtttggaaagaagagcgtgcctctgctgcaggcagaggggctgagcaggccttttaggataactgctgctctcagtttctagaaggcactgtagtgtcaagcctgagaaaggagagtgaagggagagtgttttagtctgtggtactgctggcatgcaaggcagagaaaggaaagcggcctttgggtgtgcaggggacaatgaataggaaggttgtgggaggtaacagttgtgtggtaaggctgcaatgggaagtttgagttagcagccagcaaagtaactaaagcacagggtgctgagcagcctggtcagctggggaagatgtaaaacaagtgaggaggatggtcctttagaagtgaaaaagagactttccctgagggtattgccctggaggaatctgcttgtgtctgctagtcaggcaggcagacagagatgatgggcaagtgcttctgtgagtgggcaaaaccttgaccagctcagtcgaggagctctggagcttttagtttgagaggggactgggaattgctggaggctgcgatctgtaataattccagaagtttgaggtgctctgaaaaaggagctggagctgcttaggtttaagggttgtatttttaagcaggtgcctctagattgggtcctgctgaaggagtgttctgtagggctcaaacttggtctgaaactttatgagttgttgttggtgtctcagcctctgataaaaaatgaataatgatagtattcatgagtattaataaaaaagccgtggctcagcataatctggctccctgtgtatgttgttgcaaggctgtgatcatcatcggacagcagttcaaggttgatgccctcagaggcttttggaaaatgttctgaactgttgaggttaagtctcttttcaggtggtggcacccgtgcagaaactaggactgagatccttttgagccaggaaagtatccctgcatcagaggaacagaacagtgtcgtggcatcccgaaagggctgttttcatgccagtgaggttgcagcagggctaaaatgccataggcaatgactcaagcctctgcctagagagtggttttatgagtgtgagtgaatttgctttggcaatgagatgtgcacaggcattaccagggcctggctttactctggaagtgactgttgttagctgctgcagaattgaagagactgtgctatgaacaccacgccaattaggctgtctccagacctgaagctgcattaaatctcgtgccacactagtctcctttttcctttggagaagtaggccgagtctttgaaattctgctgcatgactttattttgggatgaattgaaacgcagttgtttctttagctttgcttattagcattctgctggaatagcgtcagatctaggaggattaaccttcctccttgttttgttctctgtgttgattttggagaggaaggtgtgttgtctgtcttgtggtgtcgtgtggtgttcagaagatgcttgaaatgttgctcttgtctgtgaccaagctctttccctcagcgtaatccctttggacagcgctgccagtagtgtgcgtacgtttctgagcagcctgcaggtgtttgatctcctgatggtacagagagcactgcatttgtttgagtttggcagcctgtcatcgccccttgctttcttccattctttccaccctcttcagcgtcccttcctgaatcgtacttttgtgtccctggtgattcatgaaggcttcatgaccacagcgtgagtcttgggtgggtgatatctgtccttctgctgtggcgcgctgtgtaactcctttcattaacttgttccatattaagcgaggagagggcctttctgaagaggaaggagagttctcatctctgaccgagttctggctggggcccctgaatgtggaggatatgagaatggctgcctgccagaccatataccagagaacacttgcatgccgtaattccttacactccaccctatttccttatttccaagtgacacttgtgcgacatttgtttacttctgaatgggttcagctttcctttgagactttctctccctgtgcattttattgttggccgatacctggcagtgaacaactttgagaagctggcttacaaaagatgtagttaatagttgggaagctgtggaagccaggggacgttcttttaatgacgccattactttgtggccaagcttggtgacagctgatgagttctgttgttgtcatcttcttcctgagacagaagaaagcccctgccgttcctgaggaaatgagaccaatatactgcctgtttaaaaatgctcctgttagtaaagttgaaacaaatcttcagagtacagtagtagcattgcaaatattattgaagaaaatgtgctgatcgtaactgatacagaaaattattggttaatttctttttctttttcaattttgaaaatactgaaaggtattcctagaaaaagtttcccgtttataaagcaggagtttgttggggctgaattacagttcctttgtaactgaattgggtcaatattccgaaaaaggggaatatgtttatttttgaaacagatcaatactgcatgtgttgtgctggcaaggaggaggcttcttaaatgtagaacttgttaaatttaaaagcacacctccactctccatagtattgcttctatgttaattcagggttaagatattcgttcacttcagtttctgtgaatctgttagggcagcgtgctctaaggtgatgggagggagcagggggaagaaggggaggaggaaaagcaaaatatctggaacctgctcttccatgactcctgcaaactgtaatgttatttttttttgttattttttcccctaccttctgcgcattatgtgcttgagcagaaagtagattcaagtgaggaacttccttttgaggactaaaggatgcctcagtgccttgttgccattgtagctgtgagtgtagctgtagtggcagacatgtgttttcttatttttaatattatttttaggttttgacttaaaccaacccttgtcggcctagttaagctttttttattgtctgaccccagatctcacagggacaaacacagcagcagtatctaagcaagggatcaggctgcatgtgctcagaggggtggtgggatttggttaagcagccttaatgttgtggatgtctgcaactcttgcatctcaccttacggccctgtttgccatgcccctctcacctctggtttctcgccccaggtacggtccacagtgagcgactttgctgttttcctcaccatcgtcatcatggtgctccttgactttgtggttgggatcccattgccgaagctccaggtcccccatgcgttcaaggtaacggggtgttttggcacgtgggggtgccacaaggtgatgccggggcagggcagggctgagtctggaggagatgctggtggtgtgaccatctcctcttccacctccaagtgccttgcttcctcctggaaacgagaagatggccccaaaactagatacctacaggggaactatctagagctgcttgcaaggaggagactggcactgctgaagcccatgggagagggggacatgaagccagggctgggaggtgctctgacgcaaggagggaggggaaaatgaaagccagtggagtgcctgggctgggagacaatgctgatgtgtgggctttgttgcagcctaccagagacgaccgcgggtggttcatcaaccccataggacccaacccttggtggacggtgttggctgcgctcgtcccagctctgctctgcaccatcttgatattcatggaccatcagatcagtgccgttattgtgaacaggaaggagcacaagctgaaggtaagggcctgtgagagatgactccagcccgttctgggctgcaggtctggggagaagctcttattcccgatgctttctgaaggtattggtttgggacaaggtcaggctgcgtggcaggatgctctcctggattaacgatgatgcagggagcaagtgacagggcagtatagatgagcaaccttttggaggagcaaattaatcttggagcaatagagaagtgcgtttttgttttaaaatggcagcagcagcaggtgcggggaatgaattgttttgatgcgctgccagggataactcagagtcacaccttcctcgcaagtggtagaattttctttgtaagtggaaaaaatggtttggtgcttttgggttgtgggttggtttttatttggagaagtatgtatcgcacaagctctgcgtatcccttgtgtctgaactcctgccagattttcatgccaggtgcttgtgcaaagcctgcatacacccttgcttgtttccatttcttgttttgaattctgaagaagttgacttgtgctcgagcagggtttgagtctgacttgcgacgttatccttgctcttgtgctatgggatgctctgtttcttgttttcctgcctgcagaaaggatgcgggtaccacctggacctttttgtggtggccgtgatgctcggggtgtgctctgtgatggggctgccctggtttgtggctgcgaccgtcctgtccatcacccacgtgaatagcctcaaagtagagtctgactgctcagctccaggagaacaacccaagtttctggggatacgagagcagagagtcactggcttgctgatctttgtgctcatgggctgctctgtcttcttcacttccgtgttaaaggtgagaggaaaatgcaaaccacccaacaaccgtgagcttgttggaggttacagaaaaacagtcccctctctgcaggcctgagtagttagttgtggagcggaggaggaggaggtggtcccaacccttggggcttgacccacggtgggaaccagcctcggttaggctttgcagcccttcaggcccccgtttggtgtgctcgagatgagcaagcaacgcaactgcttgaatttttgggtgtctttcaggcccgcccatgtttatgggttacagttgagcatattcagaccagcacatctgctgtctttcaaacaggcagccctttagtggctgcaatttgctccccaaatgccccggagcagccgttcccaggagctaaacacactgaggtcatccccgtgggcttccttgcacgttcctcccacaaagtaatctcgtctctaggctaggaggaggcctgtggcctttgcctgttgccccaagaataggcagaagtgtttcttctaccgccagagaatgcggcatagggtagcacgggtgaaatcgcctattttcctccaacctttctggaaaataggattattctgaggagagataactcccaagttcagcctaaagcagagccttagctcactcgtgcgcacaaaatggcaaaacaatggttaatatctgacccatctctaagcctgaatggaaaaagcttcaagcaattttaggcagtgcctgtggaagagggtggtaatactgaaaatgcaatacagaaaaagaaacgattgcattctttctttttttttttctttccccccccagtttataccaatgcctgtgctttatggcgtctttctctacatgggtgtgtcgtcgctcagaggaattcaggtacggactcttttacagcgtgcagcatgtcggctccctggtattttgtctccgtagcagcagggaaaaaagcagtggcatgggaaaaacttctcgcagagcaagcaatgaaactcttttgtgtaagaaagagattggtggaggcacaggaggtatagagggctgggaggaccaggcaagttcagcgctctctgttgcagggtttagggcaggtcagtgtttggttacgtgaaaagcgggggaatttggtgcaaagggaaggcagtttctaccactggtggaaatccttgcggggggattcagtgggctgagaaatgctaataatggaatggcatgaaatagttgccgtttggtgggcagctctcaggggcaagccggttgctagatggagcgaagggaaaatgggtgctgctcccaggaggaacgcggtgggatccaggatttctgacagcaagcgagatgctgcaaagtgcctccacgtctcgagagggccagcaacttgccgcagtcccaaggtggcaacctttcccttttatttcgcagttctttgatcgcttgaagctgttttggatgccggcgaaacaccagccggatttcatctaactgcggcacgtgcccttgcgaaaggtgcatttcttcacggcgatccagctgacctgcctcgtcctgctctggaccatcaaggtgtcccgtgccgccatcatctttcccatgatggtaagagctgccaccgctcggcagcggggtgtttgcagcgttggagtgagaggtggcatcgtctctgagctcactgcatcttccctcttattcgtgaaggttttggctctcgtctttgtccggaaagcgatggatttctgcttctcaaagcgagagctcagctctctggatgaccttatgccagaaaggaagaagaagttggacgatgccagaaatgaagccggagaagaagacgaggtaaggcttgctgtgtcctcggggctggacatctccgtgtgtctgtgagattgcctgtttctcttacagcttgtctggaaacgttgggggaagatcagcactcaatcgaaatagatcccaatagcctgtaacttttgtaacctttgtttcctcaagtagcagtgagctgagcgcttgaatacaggtgtaatttttaaaacgagtcgtttttcacaaaggtcattatcattatgatgattattattagatgctgctgctgctgctgctggcaagacttgctcataatcgtgttttgaacacacaatccccctgccccgaaatctttggagtgaacggtttctcccctgctgcactaatacctatagctgccaaggggcagaaggggagggcagactgctaagtttgtgctgggcattcagcttatctccactttgatcaaagacagagaacgtgatttgtcccttttttacatcaggagtccaggagggccatggaagctgctgctgctgcaagttcagttcagctgaacgtggggaagaccagtgacgtggatatcccaaaacaaagcagtgacaggtaaagccccaccaagcaccaggaaccccggcaagattagcttgaaggtgtttggcagagttttctccacttgcctctttgtggggcatcccacagaaaccagcaggcagcttggtgggaaaatcaaatttgggggcagggctgcaggaggcaattgcagggctctgaccccaagcagagtggctgcagcactcgcgtttgacccccaaaccttgcctcatcagtgcctttacggtagctggagatcctcatacttacacatgaggagttgcaggcgtgatctgtaccagcagtggcttaggaacccggaccggggctaagccccagcaagagcctttgcacagagctgttgctctgcagctccccggcttgcctcccaaaactcctcatccagcaaaacctcccacgcttatgcggagctttgattctcagggctccgctgttcctcttgctgatgctaatgcccttggtggcatcagttcccataatcacggattgctatgtaaaatatttattgcaggactgatccttctgagattgttatcctggatgaaatgtcacaaatgaccgtatggaaggctctcactttgaagacagaaaccctttgaatccagggaggaaaaaggtaaaggattgcacgtgaacgtgaccgtgctcctctgcaagcgacagcgcacgcctacacttttcccacgctttggccggcaaggctgagcaaatggcctgtccctgggaacaggcagtgaggaccgtggcatgcaaaccagctcctctctgctgtggtggtgccccgaacagggctgaatcagcagcagctggcaggtcttccactgatgatgctctccctctttttctcttcccttcgcctttccccactcccgcttttcacgtttaggaatcttgactttgaaggagaggagtgagagcgtgactcggggatgtgccaacgcagacagagggagaaggcgctttgtttcagttggaggattcccattaaagccatgcagatgttttcagttatccttggtgtgcttcaggcattcagtatctctagaccagcaagctgaggggaacgtcacagtcaaggggagtttggtggtgtacagtctgtgtgcgtacgtgcgtgtgggggtgtgggtttgtagtggtagagggactgctactgctttatcattcagtgctcttcttttaatacctaattcctcctctttgttttccttctcttttttccaaatgtaaactgggaatgtccaaaataattttctgttatatttgatgcattctccactttcttcttgatcacgactgggtttttagtctggtttggagttctggctttaattcactcttatgtctcttactggtacaagagggatgccctctgcagcagggcagcatagagagcgtccgagcagttggcctaaggtgaaagaaaagcatttgctccctgcgctccagttttacctttcttggttggtttggcaagtatcacaataatgtgtgatgaactgactgtaaaccccattaaCCGTCTCcccgtgccactggggggggttggtagggaatccgggagtgaagttgtgccgggaagaagggaggggtggagggaaggtgctctgagatttggttgtatttctcattaccctgctctggttgatttgtaataaattgagttaattttccccaagcggagtctcttttgcctgtgacggtaattggtgagtgatctctcctgtccttatctcgacccacaagctctttgttatattttctctcccctgtccagctgaggagggggagtgatagaacggctttggtgggcacctggcatccagccagggtcaacccaccacagggggaaatgatgtacttaagaaatgatgtacttaagccacacgaaaaaggccacaaagctcttgtgaaacaagatcccctttgtatgatcaacgcatgccttgctaacaactgtgcccctgaagaagaactaaaaaactgagaagaagggaacatcctactccaggaggcgccaaaaagttgaataattgctaataggcatgaagtcagaagcatctttgaatactggaggaaaggtgaagaaaggtggcagggggagatcatgaccaccaactcaattccacaccaaaaagacttacccccccactctccttgagcatgtgctgtagaagaaaagaacactggacctttaattccaagcagggaaactgtagcccaatagaaactgtgcaagataagctactcccggcaatagttttgggaagaactttggaaatcgaatatgtataactgaactgtataaattgcttgcccctttaggcatgaggggtgctagtgttgcggattaccacctagcccccatctttgcgtaaacatgaaccggaataaaatacctctgctctgctgtgtttatattggcattttgcaccccgggtaaacgaccccacttttgggacaacagtggggcaggcaaagcaccgcatcccgcaggccgaggggctcaggcacccacgccgctgccggaggactgccggcaagaggtttggcatctggcgaggggctgctgggccagggtgcccaggcacccaccccactcccccagccgcagccacgagtgctctcagtgctggggcagaggccgtagcagctgcctgtgcccaagcctgtcccgagcggagggaagactttgctggcgaggagcaatccagtgaaggcattgctgaaattgctgggcttgaagttgctgccgggccaggagggggccgaggggtccttgtgcagcacgtcctgctccaggggcagcagctctcaggccagcagcagtctgctgggggggacgctcagcagggactcggggatggggacccatgataccgaaaagccggtcgaagaaactctctaagactcattttggagttttagaaagtaggcattcctacccctacttcccaccccggctggccaacgcaacgcgctgcctaccttcttgaagaacagcagtggtctgatgctgacgaagcccatcttgttcttctggacatgtttcaggaggaaagcatccttggccaggttctcgtcagagaggtggaattccacctgggacacaaccctcctggccagcggccggtcagggacggagtagctgcagtccaagagatcaccccccagaacatcgctcacatcgcagaagctcccggcaaagcagcagggacacgggtgtgacttggtggcctttgggatgtgcagcactgcccagtcccagccacagcggtgcagatggcagagtcttgaggagcaggggggctcagctgcgctctgaaatgaaacggagttttacgcttttagaagcgcgcttgccttcacgcccccagcatcggtccctgccacaagttacgcagcacatggccttgcacaatcttgcagccagaggtgcctcacgaacagagcgcaatctctttgattaccaggatacaggccaggagagat from Accipiter gentilis unplaced genomic scaffold, bAccGen1.1, whole genome shotgun sequence includes the following:
- the LOC126037372 gene encoding electroneutral sodium bicarbonate exchanger 1-like, whose amino-acid sequence is MVLLDFVVGIPLPKLQVPHAFKPTRDDRGWFINPIGPNPWWTVLAALVPALLCTILIFMDHQISAVIVNRKEHKLKKGCGYHLDLFVVAVMLGVCSVMGLPWFVAATVLSITHVNSLKVESDCSAPGEQPKFLGIREQRVTGLLIFVLMGCSVFFTSVLKFIPMPVLYGVFLYMGVSSLRGIQFFDRLKLFWMPAKHQPDFI